ATATTTCTATTCCTGGgtataccgcgccgccgcggttggcgggaaaatttgaaaatgccggtgtttaggacgatttatcattttttgtggactttcggggatatcggggacacccttccaaaatcgggtaTAATCGGGGACATAGGGGACTTTCGGagacggtagacaccctgggaatGCAGAATGAAACTTAATGCACCCTTAGACCCGGTCCTATCACCTCTCTTTAGGTATACATCGACCTTTGGTTGGATTTTGATTGCCAATCTGAGTACCTGTCGCTTTGACTAGGAGGCACGGGCAAAGCTGAGGGGCACcataagggggggaggggctgtcCGTCTGCAGACTAGTGCCCCCTGCCCCTAACCAAGGAAGCTCTGCTTGGAAAAAAGTGCCCTATAAAGGACgaacgtcatatgaaccttcatgctttgccagatttcctttgataaaacacgaatttcctggtaaaattatgaatactttacttccaattttaacttcaaaaagtcctgaaaatttcaagattttcctaaaaactgaacattttataGAATAAAGAATTTTTGCTTCTGAACCTCATAAATTTTCTGTAACGTTTTGAAAAACATGATGAATAATACCATCAATCTTGTTGATGCATTTCTCTAATGGACATACAGtccaagaagaagaaaaggaataTCCATAATGAATGACATTGTgtgtcatattttttaaaagacaaaACTCAATCAATTTGTATCacagaaaaaatgttgagctgATGCAATTATTTTGTGTTGATCTGTGCTACTAACagataaaactttttcttgTGGCGCTTGCTACTAATTTATTCTGTTGAGCTTTATTCAACGCACCCAcagttttctttcttcattacAATACCCAAtaaagttttcacagatttcACATTGGATCTTTCACAAGATGAGGTCCAATTATTCAAAATCAAAACCAAACTTTGCTTCACGACAAAGAttttaattaacaaaaaataagaGGGATAACCAAAATATTGAAGCATACACTTACAGCTTGTCTTCAAAAATTGGGAAGTCTTCCTTTAAATTAGTTATCACATAATTTTTACCTATACTACCAGTATTCATAGAATAGGGACTTTTCATTTTAACTGATATCCCCAGAGGTAGCTGTTGGCTGAGTTGGAGAATCCAATTGTATCGTGACGGGACCATCATTAATTAGGCTAACATCCATCATTGCACCGAACTTGccatctaaaaaaaaagaggaaaagaaaaaatttgatttgcttATGACATTATTCTATTATTTGTTAAAGAATAAAGAGATCAATCATTCAATTACAAAATCCTTTTTacaataaatgaatgaattcggaaaaattacatttttctttcatctaCAATATGGTATACCTTGCTTACTGATGTGAGGTTCATGCAGGAACTTTGCTTTTAAATGTGACTGAAAAGTTTGTACCtactttcaaaaatcacttATGATTCACAAATAGGTACACTCACCTTTGATTCGATCTGGTAAATATGCTGTCCTTAATGAAGATAGAAAATCTTCGTAAAAAGGCTGGGATTGAGTGGCAGGCATAGCATTATGAAAGTCTAATTTTGTTCCTTTGAGAGAATAATACAAGGTGAATTGACTCACACACAGTATTTCATGGCCAGAGTCAACCACGTTTTTCGACCATCTCTTTCCACCTTCATCTCCGAACAATTTCAGAGTCAGCAGTTTATTCACCCTAGATTAAAATTGGAATGCATTATGAATATTACGATAAACATTTGAATGCAttacaaatagtaaaatcaaaattggaatgtattttcatttcattacgGAACATGAGGCAGAAAGCGATAAACATCAAAGTAGAAATGCAACTTCTTTGGAGGACACTAAAGAaacatttttggtcaaaatttaaaGATCCGATTTTCAGACTCAGCTTAGTAAAAAATTTTcgcctgaaaattttgccccAAATAACTAAGGTCTTTGTCTTGTACACGATCTTGATAgcagggtttcaaaattttccctcctacTTAAATTTTTTAGGAGAATAATACCAAAGACATTTATCAAAattcttggaaaatatttttgaaatgaacaaaaaaagaaagtaaacacACGCGCAAATTTTTATGCAATATCAAtaaattttccttcttttgataAGGACTCTCAAGATCAGAAAAAGCTCTAAAAGTTGAGGTTGTCGTGGAGGGGATCCCCATGCTACTCTGAAAGTTCACTTATCCAGTCAACCTTTTTTTGGacagatggggagcaaatacattggcagggttgccttAGTTTCAGCTTTGGAGTCCCCAGAACAAAGTGACAACCTTACATATGTATTTACtccatatacagggtgatccaaaagtcccacaCTAGCACCAGGTATCAcctctgtaatttttgaacaaagtgaaatagagacttgaaattttgtgagtgctcccAGGTCAAAGGAAATGATGAAACTCTTTAAAGGAACAAAAGTTTTAAAGGGACCACCCTTAAAAGGGTCAAGAACCTTGCGGATTGCACAAGTGGTccaggacttttggatcaccctgtatatgtcATGATAGTTTGTctggatatagaggtggacCCTCACCGTAATGAAGGcgatcccctccattacagccacaacttagagagctttttcgagcttgggagctGGTTATAGAGAAAACCACTGGCACCGTGTGCTccttaaaaaattttacaaactgaaaaagtacttcGATCGCGAATCCCCGAGTCATGCGAGAGCTCCATTGACAAATTCTATTTTGACAAATTGACGAATTACTTGattcacttaatttttcagagagacTTTTGGACTGCAAAAAATGGAAGtgagaaaacataaaaatggCTTACTTACAGCCAATCGATATCTTTCTTAGTGTCCGATTTATGGATTCCGACTAGCACGCAAAGGCCTGGGCCTACAGAACTGATAAGCTCACCATCCActaaaaacagaattttacaagttttttttaataacaaCTTACAAGATAAACTAGAAACTatgaattttcaacttttttttttcttggacgATAACAATAACTCCTCTACCCAGGAGGGCagtgagaaagtaaaaatatagaTTGTAATATGAGGAAATAAGTCAATGTAATAGTGAAAGGGAACAGAATTGTAGTACGTATGAGGAATAGTTCTCAAAATGTGAATTTTCCACAATATAAGGGACGTTAGTCCATGGAGAGAATACTGTCAGTAAGTAGAGCGATGTAAGTCTAGTATGGTCCAAAGACAAGCTTTCGATAGAAAACTTTCCTTCAGACTCTTAAGAATAAGTTGCGAGttgtttcattcatttttgtggCGAATAGAGGACGTAAAGTTGAATTGCAACCTGACAATTTAATGTCCTAAACACGGATACTTAGTTACACTTTTACACAGcttcttttcaaaattacatcttTAGAACTGCAAACTTCAATCCATCATTGAACTCATTTGAAGTAACAGTTTGtggtaatttgttttttttttacctgagCATTTGCAGAGCTCTATTTTGAGTATATCTGGGCTAAGGTTGCTCCTGTAAAGTATTTCTCTCAACATTTacatggaaaagaaaaaaattactataaAGTAAGTAATTAGTTGAATATTTTATTCTTGGTCCTTCTTGAGGTAATTTATCTCAAGTTTTTGGTACAATCAAAAAGTTTTTGGTACAAATACCTACACCGCACTGATCTAGTCTAAAATTTTGGCAGATTTTGGCTCTATTGCCAAAAAGAGGACAACAGCCCCTGCACAAGAGCCTAGAGAATTGTTCTCAACCGAAATAATTCTTAAGTTCAGAGAGGAGGAAGCAGGATTCGTCTAATGAAAAACCATGCGTATGATACAGTAAGTGATTTACGCATTGGTGCGAAGTAATTCTTCATCCTGGTGCAAGACAGGATTTAAAAAGATCCCTACCTTTGACACTTGCTCCTTTCACTCGCTGTACAACAGCTCTCATTGCAGAAACACTGTTTCCTCTGGCAGCACCTTCCACTTGGATGGTTGAGAATGCGTTAGCACAGTTTGTGGCAGAGATCTTGAGAAGAGTTGAAGATGAAACAGGCACAGTAGACCAGTTTAGATTAGATTAGAGATTAGATTTATTCAGTTTCATTGAGCAGGAACGTAGAATTAcctcttttgaaaattgaaaataagagaaagacggagaaattacagaaaagATCACAAGTTCACCGGGAGCCTTTCTTCTCAATGAAATTCAAGTGGATATCTATCTTCTGGGATTTTACACTCCACAGATTGCCAGCGTCTTGGCGGCCACACAATATGTGTTGCTTTAGCAGTAACCAAACCAAGAGACACAGGTCCAAAGGTATTTGAATCTACTGAATGGCCCACGTGATCTCCTTCGACCCAACAATGCCCATCTGGCACTCGGACCACAGGTTTTTTGAATCCTCTTGTTTTGATAAGATCACCTTCAAGTCCAACAATCCTTTTGATGATTTTCTGTTTTGGATTTCTCGGTGATATGACTGTCACTACTTCTCCTCTCGAAATATTGTTGAATCTGACAGCCCAAGAGCTCAGAAAAACATAATCAGTGACTAAATCAGGGTTTAACGCAGGCTGCATCGATATTCCATCGACCCTGGCGATATAACCAACTGAATCTAAAAGTGTTACACCAATTGGAATTCCCAATAAAAGTGTTTTCACGGTCCTGGATATTTTCATAAGTAATGTAAATGTCGAAGCAATATAAAAAACACAATTAACAGTGCACAGAAACGAAAAGTATAAAAACGGAGACCTGATAACGATAACAGAATAGCAGTAACCAAAAGCAAAACAGACAACCATAACCTACAACAAGAGCATCGCACATGGAAGTCATGTGCTGCTCTCTATCGGTATCTGTCGAAATGAAAAGAGTAAACAACCTGATCAGTGATTTCAGTGATAAAGGTAATTTACTGATAAGAGCGGCAAGTAACATTCAATGTGACTGTTGCTCGaacatattttattgtttttcaatTCTCTTTGCGATTATTTAGTTGCTAATGGCAATAATTTGAATTCGCTCTgctctttcatttttcattattcGTTTAGTTACATATCTGACGTTCACTGTCACTGGTGTCCTCAACCAATGCATCCCAGTACTTGACCGAGGATTTTCTTGTTTTCAATAATAATGTATGAACTTTGTTGCATTATAATGTGCTTCATCACGATAGCATCTGGTAAACAAATACCCAAAGTTGGTAAGTCATAATTATTCATACTTACCCTCTAGGGTATCCAGGCACTATGATGTTGATTGTTCTGTCAATATTCATGCATCATTTAGGTACAGCTCACAGGATTTTTATACTTTTGAGGAATGataattctcaaatttttcatgacttGAGGGACATTGTCCCCATCGGAATTTTTGACTTCCCATCAAGTGTCATGCGAAGACTCTCCTGAAAATACTCAACCGATGGGCTCGAAATTTACATTCAAACAGGTTGCTACTCTAATTGTCGTTAGGAGCTGTTCATATAAGAATGCAAAGCTAAGAGCCGGATGTTTTTTTCCATACTTCCCCCTTGAAATCCATCAATGCTAGTCATGTCACAGGTATAACCCCTCCTCTCTCCTCCCCTCATAagaaagctatttttttttgtaacattcTGTTCGGCCCCTTTCCCttgcaattagtgttttgtgagaattttggataaaaaataaCCAACTCATGTTAATTCccagattttgaagaaattgatgcTATGTACTCATTCCAGCATTGCAAAAGTAACACAGCCTGGAtgtgcccctcctccccccgaaGCGTCACATATTTTATGAATAGCCCcttatgaacattttaacaTATATTAACTTTCCGATCATGTTTTAATCATTAATGAAATCTTATTTCATTTGAATGAATGTATTAGATTTTCTTTTAGTAAATTCAACCGCATATTCAGCTCTGAAATTTTATAATCTTTTTCTTCCAGCCATAATTGGAGGTGGCATTGGAGGAACATCCACTGCTCACTTCTTGATTGATTTATTtggaaggaaaaatatcgacattGATATTTATGAAGCAAACAAAATTGGAGGCCGTCTCGCAACTGCCAAGGTTGGTGACTTCGAATATGAGA
This window of the Bemisia tabaci chromosome 3, PGI_BMITA_v3 genome carries:
- the Dtd gene encoding D-aminoacyl-tRNA deacylase 1 isoform X1; translated protein: MRAVVQRVKGASVKVDGELISSVGPGLCVLVGIHKSDTKKDIDWLVNKLLTLKLFGDEGGKRWSKNVVDSGHEILCVSQFTLYYSLKGTKLDFHNAMPATQSQPFYEDFLSSLRTAYLPDRIKDGKFGAMMDVSLINDGPVTIQLDSPTQPTATSGDIS
- the Dtd gene encoding D-aminoacyl-tRNA deacylase isoform X2, which codes for MRAVVQRVKGASVKVDGELISSVGPGLCVLVGIHKSDTKKDIDWL
- the LOC109031111 gene encoding mitochondrial inner membrane protease subunit 2 → MVVCFAFGYCYSVIVIRSPFLYFSFLCTVNCVFYIASTFTLLMKISRTVKTLLLGIPIGVTLLDSVGYIARVDGISMQPALNPDLVTDYVFLSSWAVRFNNISRGEVVTVISPRNPKQKIIKRIVGLEGDLIKTRGFKKPVVRVPDGHCWVEGDHVGHSVDSNTFGPVSLGLVTAKATHIVWPPRRWQSVECKIPEDRYPLEFH